The sequence ATTCATATTTTTTCAGCCACCCGCATAACGGCACTTCTGGATCTGGGATTTTCAGACACTTCCTCGTCACCGGCTTTTATAGCCTTACCCATCTTTTTTAGCAGTCCTTTACTTATCTCGGATTCTTTTACCGGTAGCCGACCCGGGTCATATTTGCCGCCCGACTCCGCTCTTATAAAACGCTTGACGATGCGGTCTTCTAATGAATGAAACGATATGACAACCAACCGGCCTCCCGGCTTTAGTACCTCAACCGATTGATCCAGCGCTGACTTGAGTTCGTTCAATTCCTGATTGATTTCCAGGCGAATCGCCTGAAAAGTACGCGTGGCAGGATGTTTATGTTTCTCTCTCACCGGCACAGCGTCTTCAATCAACTCGACCAGTTGACGGGTCGTTAAAATCGGATTTGTCATCCTGGATGAAACGATAGTCCGGGCAATTCTCCGGGCAAAACGCTCTTCACCGTATTCAAACAAGACCTTGGCCAAACTTTGCTCATCAATATGCGAAAGCCACTGCGCGGCGGTTTCGCCATGATGAATATCCATTCTCATGTCCAAAGGTCCATCGTTCATAAAGCTGAAACCACGCTCAGGCCTATCAAGCTGCGGCGAGGAAACACCTAAGTCCATTAAAATCCCGTCGACACAACCCAGTAAATCATGCTGACCGGCAATCAATGTCAATGCCGAAAAGCGACTGTGCACCAAAGTAAATCGGGCATCTTGCTGCAGTTCCTGGGCAACAGCCGAATCAATGGCCGCCTTATCTCTATCCAACGCCAGCAAACGCCCCTGCTTGCCAAGACCGGCCAATATACCCTGACTGTGCCCTCCTCTCCCGAAAGTGCAATCGATATAAGTGCCTTGTTCTTTTATGGCTAAAGCCTGCAGCGCCTCTACAAATAAAACCGGTCGGTGCTGCACAAAGTCTTCCCAATGATTAAAACGATAATGTTCCTAACTCCTCAAGCCCTTCCGTATCGCCACCGTCCATCCATTCATGTTCTTTTGCGGTCCAGGCAAGCTCACTCCAAAGCTCAAATTTATTGAGTTGCCCAACCAGCATAATTTTTTTGTCCATTTGGGCAAATTCTCTTAATTTCTCGGGAATCAACATCCGCCCCTGGCCATCCATTTCACATTCAGTGGCATTGCC comes from Methylicorpusculum oleiharenae and encodes:
- the rsmH gene encoding 16S rRNA (cytosine(1402)-N(4))-methyltransferase RsmH — translated: MQHRPVLFVEALQALAIKEQGTYIDCTFGRGGHSQGILAGLGKQGRLLALDRDKAAIDSAVAQELQQDARFTLVHSRFSALTLIAGQHDLLGCVDGILMDLGVSSPQLDRPERGFSFMNDGPLDMRMDIHHGETAAQWLSHIDEQSLAKVLFEYGEERFARRIARTIVSSRMTNPILTTRQLVELIEDAVPVREKHKHPATRTFQAIRLEINQELNELKSALDQSVEVLKPGGRLVVISFHSLEDRIVKRFIRAESGGKYDPGRLPVKESEISKGLLKKMGKAIKAGDEEVSENPRSRSAVMRVAEKI